In Marinobacter antarcticus, one genomic interval encodes:
- the prpD gene encoding 2-methylcitrate dehydratase: MSATFDLNERPDYDDVLQQIADYVLTYRVKSKEAWNTARNCLMDTLGCGLLALRFPECTKHLGPLVEGTVVPHGARVPGTSFRLDPMKAAWDIGCIVRWLDYNDTWLAAEWGHPSDNLGGILAVADHLSQKRVAEGKSPIAMKAVLEAMIMAHEIQGVLALENSFNRVGLDHVVLVKVASTAVTAKLMGANREQLLSALSHAWADGQALRTYRHAPNAGSRKSWAAGDATSRAVRLADIAMRGEMGIPGVLTAPQWGFYDVLFSKTNKDQALKPDDKRGFSLPQEFGSYVMENILFKISFPAEFHAQTAAEAAVTLHPQIKDRLDEIDRIVITTHESAIRIISKQGKLANAADRDHCLQYMTAVPLIFGNLTADHYEDSFHNAHPEIDTLREKMEIIEDERYTREYLEADKRSIANAVQVFFKDGSSTDNIAVEYPVGHRRRRKESIPLLEDKFRANLATRFPAQRCGRIFDLCREQKDLEITPVQEFVDLFVI, translated from the coding sequence ATGTCTGCAACCTTCGATCTCAACGAACGGCCCGATTACGATGACGTTCTGCAGCAGATTGCAGACTACGTTCTGACCTATCGGGTGAAAAGTAAAGAAGCCTGGAACACGGCACGCAATTGCCTGATGGACACCCTCGGCTGTGGTCTGCTGGCGTTGCGTTTCCCGGAGTGCACGAAGCACCTTGGGCCGTTGGTGGAAGGCACGGTTGTTCCCCACGGCGCCCGTGTTCCCGGTACATCATTCCGCCTTGATCCCATGAAGGCAGCTTGGGATATAGGCTGCATCGTGCGCTGGCTGGATTATAACGACACTTGGTTAGCCGCCGAGTGGGGGCACCCTTCGGATAACCTGGGCGGCATCCTGGCAGTGGCCGATCACCTGTCCCAGAAGCGAGTGGCCGAGGGTAAATCCCCCATCGCCATGAAAGCGGTTCTGGAGGCAATGATCATGGCCCACGAAATCCAGGGCGTGCTTGCTCTGGAAAATTCGTTCAACCGGGTAGGGCTGGATCACGTAGTGCTGGTTAAGGTCGCCTCCACGGCGGTCACTGCAAAGCTTATGGGTGCTAACCGAGAGCAGCTTCTATCGGCGCTTTCCCACGCCTGGGCAGACGGGCAGGCTTTGCGAACCTATCGCCACGCCCCCAATGCCGGTTCCCGTAAATCCTGGGCCGCCGGCGACGCCACCTCACGGGCCGTTCGCCTGGCGGATATCGCCATGCGCGGCGAGATGGGGATTCCCGGAGTACTGACAGCTCCCCAGTGGGGCTTCTACGATGTGTTGTTCAGCAAAACCAATAAAGACCAGGCACTCAAGCCGGACGACAAGCGCGGGTTTTCCTTGCCGCAGGAATTTGGCTCCTACGTAATGGAAAACATTCTGTTCAAGATTTCCTTTCCGGCGGAGTTCCACGCCCAGACGGCTGCCGAGGCAGCTGTAACGCTCCATCCGCAAATAAAAGACCGGCTCGACGAGATCGACCGAATCGTTATAACCACCCACGAATCCGCCATTCGTATTATTTCCAAGCAAGGCAAGCTGGCAAACGCGGCCGACCGTGACCATTGCCTGCAGTACATGACAGCAGTACCGCTGATTTTTGGCAATCTAACCGCGGATCATTACGAAGACAGCTTCCACAATGCGCACCCGGAAATCGATACGCTGCGGGAAAAGATGGAAATAATTGAAGACGAGCGCTACACCCGTGAATATCTGGAGGCAGATAAGCGCTCAATTGCGAATGCGGTTCAGGTCTTCTTCAAGGACGGTTCCAGCACAGACAACATTGCGGTGGAATATCCCGTTGGCCATCGTCGGCGGAGAAAAGAGAGTATTCCTCTGCTGGAAGACAAGTTCCGGGCCAATCTGGCGACCCGTTTCCCAGCGCAACGATGCGGCCGGATTTTTGACTTGTGCCGGGAGCAAAAGGATCTGGAGATCACACCCGTTCAAGAATTTGTGGATCTTTTCGTTATTTAA
- a CDS encoding ExeA family protein, translated as MYLEFFGLHRHPFRITPEDDFIYMSQQHSRAYVYMSSAIWSSEGFVVISGEIGSGKTTLLKKTIRNLEGNLKLLNISYTNLESKDLFGLILRKAGMKVEDDSKVAMLFQITDYLEKMANAGTPVVLTIDEAQNLTRENLEDVRMLAGMESMGGPSMRVILLGQPELKQAVLDIPQLAQRVKLFFHLEGLTLAETTEYIDYRLLVSGHGGNKLFDTDTVREIHKLSKGIPRLINKLCDGMMMCAYSEDRPFIDPHDLKSIRRDLLGDELPANTPKTAELRKREHHVPEHSGQPKGDMAGEMAGVTSALLRMAEALERIDGRLATIFPDEQSSRRDNIGKPDNVKPLSPGRK; from the coding sequence ATGTATCTGGAATTTTTCGGTCTCCACAGACACCCCTTCCGCATTACGCCGGAAGACGATTTTATTTACATGAGCCAGCAACACTCCCGGGCTTATGTGTACATGTCTTCGGCGATCTGGAGCTCTGAAGGCTTTGTGGTTATCAGCGGTGAGATCGGCTCCGGTAAGACAACCTTGCTGAAAAAGACCATCCGTAACCTTGAAGGCAACCTGAAGCTTCTCAATATTTCCTACACCAACCTGGAATCGAAGGATCTGTTTGGCCTGATTCTTCGCAAGGCCGGGATGAAGGTGGAGGACGACAGCAAGGTTGCCATGCTGTTTCAGATTACCGACTACCTGGAAAAAATGGCCAACGCCGGTACGCCTGTGGTGCTGACCATTGACGAAGCGCAGAATCTGACCCGTGAAAACCTTGAAGATGTTCGCATGCTGGCCGGAATGGAAAGCATGGGCGGGCCTTCAATGCGGGTTATCTTGCTTGGCCAGCCCGAGCTGAAACAGGCCGTTCTGGATATCCCCCAGCTTGCCCAGCGGGTAAAACTGTTTTTCCACCTGGAAGGCCTGACACTCGCAGAAACCACCGAGTACATTGATTACCGGCTTCTGGTTTCCGGCCACGGTGGTAACAAGCTTTTTGATACCGATACCGTTCGTGAGATACACAAGCTGAGCAAAGGCATCCCCCGGCTGATTAACAAGCTGTGTGACGGCATGATGATGTGTGCCTACTCCGAAGACCGGCCGTTTATAGACCCTCACGACCTCAAATCCATTCGCAGGGATTTGCTGGGAGACGAACTACCGGCAAATACCCCCAAAACAGCCGAGCTCAGGAAGCGGGAACATCACGTTCCGGAGCACAGTGGGCAACCCAAGGGTGATATGGCAGGCGAGATGGCTGGCGTAACCAGCGCTCTGTTGCGCATGGCAGAAGCGCTGGAGAGAATTGATGGCCGCCTTGCCACGATTTTCCCGGACGAGCAATCTTCCCGCAGGGACAACATCGGCAAGCCAGATAACGTCAAACCACTCTCACCCGGTAGAAAATAG
- a CDS encoding XrtA system polysaccharide deacetylase encodes MPETEPSSPLHAMSIDVEDYFHVAALSGVIRPDQWDTLPSRVEQNTERLLALFDKHQVKATFFVLGWVAERFPALIRRLSDHGHEIASHGYSHQLIYNQTQDVFREETLRSKALLEDITGKAIEGYRAASYSITRESLWALDILSEAGFTWDSSIFPIRHDRYGIPDSPSAPYSIETASGAIIREFPLTTAHIMGLSIPAAGGGYFRQFPYPVFRYLFRNASGFGARPQMFYLHPWEIDPEQPRYNNASWFSRFRHYTNLDQCHDRLERLLGDFRFGTVSESYNAYEPDKTLLRSDQLIRLA; translated from the coding sequence ATGCCTGAAACGGAACCATCCTCACCCTTACATGCCATGAGCATAGACGTAGAAGACTACTTCCACGTTGCTGCACTTTCCGGCGTAATAAGGCCGGATCAGTGGGACACTCTGCCTTCCAGAGTCGAACAGAACACAGAACGCCTGCTAGCCCTGTTTGACAAGCATCAGGTGAAAGCAACCTTTTTTGTGCTCGGGTGGGTTGCAGAGAGATTTCCGGCACTCATCCGCAGGTTGTCCGACCATGGGCACGAGATAGCCTCCCACGGTTACAGTCATCAGCTCATTTACAATCAGACTCAGGACGTATTCCGGGAAGAAACCCTGCGTTCCAAAGCCCTGCTGGAAGACATTACCGGCAAAGCCATAGAAGGATACCGCGCCGCAAGTTACTCCATTACCCGGGAGTCTCTCTGGGCACTGGATATACTGAGTGAAGCAGGCTTTACCTGGGATTCGAGTATTTTCCCCATACGACACGATCGTTACGGCATACCCGATTCACCGTCTGCGCCCTATTCCATTGAAACCGCCAGCGGTGCCATTATCCGGGAGTTTCCGCTGACCACAGCCCATATAATGGGGCTTTCCATACCGGCGGCCGGGGGCGGTTATTTTCGCCAGTTCCCCTACCCGGTGTTTCGCTACCTGTTCCGCAACGCATCGGGCTTTGGTGCCCGGCCCCAGATGTTTTATCTGCACCCCTGGGAAATAGATCCGGAGCAGCCACGTTACAATAACGCAAGCTGGTTCTCACGCTTCCGGCATTATACTAATCTGGATCAGTGCCATGATCGCCTCGAGCGCTTACTCGGGGATTTCCGGTTCGGAACCGTGAGCGAAAGTTATAATGCCTACGAACCAGACAAAACCCTGCTGCGCAGCGATCAATTGATCCGCCTCGCCTGA
- a CDS encoding TIGR03013 family XrtA/PEP-CTERM system glycosyltransferase produces the protein MSYIRFRKHYLHIPYLVLGALEFVVLYAIFTFLSPLLSFAGVGYPSVDTNILSASLFALILSCGTLAMGGYLSMVHESVSALFFRTLVAYCFVGGIGLKLLYLVLPSANPGSTNLFWAALLASLVVILLRLAFLKIVDSEQLVRRVVIFGAGDFAASLLDEYERNMRALGVRIIGCIADNPNGAVDADKLLPTPYDFYQFCKQNRVSEIVIAQQERRRNEGGWLPVPDLMECKLRGIAITNGIDFYERELKKAKLDMVHPSWIVFSEGFKASKTRAFTKRSLDLLISLTLLAVMLPFVILTAIAVFLETGRPILYSQTRVGMLGKEFRIYKFRSMRQDAEKDGKARWASANDNRVTRVGAFIRNTRLDELPQIYNVIKGEMSIVGPRPERPEFVSELKEKIPFYDTRHYVKPGLMGWAQLKYPYGASVEDARGKLEYDLYYSKNHSLMMDFLIMIQTVEVILLGKGVR, from the coding sequence GTGTCCTATATACGGTTTCGGAAACACTACCTTCATATTCCCTATCTGGTGCTTGGTGCGCTGGAGTTCGTCGTTCTATACGCAATTTTTACTTTTCTATCACCGCTGCTTTCGTTTGCGGGCGTCGGCTACCCTTCTGTTGATACAAATATCCTGTCAGCGAGTCTTTTCGCACTGATCCTGAGCTGTGGAACGCTTGCCATGGGAGGTTATCTCTCTATGGTTCATGAAAGCGTTTCAGCGCTGTTTTTCCGCACTTTGGTTGCCTACTGCTTTGTCGGCGGAATCGGGCTGAAATTACTCTATCTGGTGCTTCCTTCGGCAAACCCAGGCAGTACCAACCTGTTCTGGGCAGCCCTTCTGGCGTCACTGGTTGTTATCCTGCTGCGGCTGGCCTTCCTGAAAATTGTTGATTCAGAGCAGCTGGTTCGCCGCGTGGTGATTTTCGGCGCTGGCGATTTTGCGGCCAGCTTGCTGGATGAGTACGAGCGCAACATGCGTGCGCTCGGCGTCAGGATCATCGGTTGTATCGCTGATAACCCGAACGGTGCCGTGGATGCAGACAAACTGCTGCCAACACCCTATGACTTTTATCAGTTCTGCAAGCAGAACCGGGTTTCCGAAATTGTCATCGCCCAGCAGGAACGCCGGCGCAACGAAGGCGGTTGGCTGCCCGTGCCGGACCTGATGGAGTGCAAGCTGCGGGGCATTGCCATAACCAACGGCATCGATTTCTACGAGCGTGAACTCAAGAAAGCCAAGCTGGACATGGTGCATCCGTCCTGGATTGTGTTTTCCGAGGGGTTCAAAGCCTCAAAAACCCGTGCTTTCACCAAACGATCCCTGGATCTGTTGATCAGCCTCACGCTTTTGGCGGTGATGCTGCCGTTTGTTATTCTCACGGCTATTGCGGTGTTCCTGGAAACCGGACGGCCCATACTCTACAGCCAGACCCGGGTCGGAATGCTGGGTAAAGAGTTTCGCATCTACAAGTTTCGCAGCATGCGGCAGGATGCAGAAAAAGACGGCAAGGCGCGCTGGGCTTCGGCTAACGACAACCGCGTTACCCGGGTAGGAGCGTTCATACGCAACACCCGCCTGGATGAGCTGCCGCAGATCTATAATGTCATTAAAGGCGAAATGAGCATCGTCGGGCCGCGCCCGGAAAGGCCGGAGTTTGTCTCGGAACTGAAAGAAAAGATTCCGTTTTACGACACCCGGCATTATGTAAAGCCTGGCTTAATGGGCTGGGCACAACTTAAATATCCCTATGGTGCATCGGTTGAAGACGCCCGGGGCAAGCTGGAGTACGATCTTTACTACTCCAAGAATCACAGCCTTATGATGGATTTTCTGATCATGATCCAGACCGTGGAAGTCATCCTCCTGGGTAAAGGCGTTCGATAA
- a CDS encoding XrtA/PEP-CTERM system exopolysaccharide export protein: MTVYTLMRASLIAVLGLFMSACSGLPSSAEMPPASELEAEPYEIGVGDTVSIHVWRNPELGQSIVVRPDGFISMPLMGDVKAEGKRPEELAAEINDTLGEYIRTPEVTVMVTNPSSKEFRNRIRVTGQVASPQSVAFLPGMTVLDVVLMAGGVTDFAADSRAVLHRKIDGEYQSFGLDLRAILTDGDMRTNHSLQPGDVISVPRKQLFRGEL, encoded by the coding sequence ATGACTGTTTATACGTTAATGCGGGCGAGCTTGATTGCGGTTTTGGGGCTGTTCATGTCGGCTTGCTCTGGCCTGCCGTCTTCTGCGGAAATGCCGCCGGCCTCTGAGCTGGAAGCCGAGCCTTACGAGATAGGGGTAGGCGATACTGTTTCTATCCACGTTTGGCGCAACCCTGAACTGGGCCAGTCCATCGTGGTTCGCCCGGATGGCTTTATCTCCATGCCTCTGATGGGTGATGTAAAAGCAGAAGGCAAAAGGCCGGAAGAACTGGCGGCTGAAATCAACGACACCCTCGGCGAGTATATCCGTACCCCGGAAGTGACCGTGATGGTTACCAACCCGAGCAGTAAAGAGTTTCGTAACCGGATCCGGGTTACCGGCCAGGTCGCTTCGCCGCAATCAGTTGCCTTCCTGCCAGGCATGACGGTGCTGGACGTTGTACTGATGGCCGGCGGTGTTACAGATTTTGCCGCCGACAGTCGCGCTGTTCTGCATCGTAAGATCGATGGTGAATACCAGAGTTTCGGCCTGGATCTCAGAGCCATTCTCACCGATGGCGACATGCGTACGAACCACAGTCTGCAGCCGGGTGACGTAATCAGCGTGCCCCGTAAGCAGCTGTTCCGGGGCGAGCTCTGA
- a CDS encoding XrtA system polysaccharide chain length determinant — MDIQFIIDTLRAVKLELYRHRLAAVIIFMTVTAGVLTLGYVTPKSYTSQAVLYADQSNILQPLLQGKAELTQLDRINEAREMMQSRSFLEQIALDTGLIRGGETDAVQNGKISDLRKQVGIRVSNRNFLELSYTSGSPDESFQVLSAVLNRFIERTVRKKRSESQGAFEFIDSQVKTYQRQLEEAEQRLKEFKSANQDGTESSVLARIENLRRDIENLKLEIQQTESEVQLTRRQLEDEQPVRRITVDPGKSSAERRLVAMRQELDSLLLRYHERHPDVVSVQAQIADLEKRVSTQTDDDRDGSVTEVMENPVYENLKIQLSDSSTRLAVQKNRLASLERLLEEAFVRSQRVAENQAQFSELTRDYDVTRGVYEDMLQRREKARLSMTLDVQGEGVSYKIQEPASYPTHWDGLQLYQVGLAGPFLGSAMVLGLLVMLVMFDQRLRSPRALQLALPESIPVLTTIPHYRSTWKDRLLRKDVLSILFILAIFMTAYLAVLVFSVMGITPEQLINKAGELTGLGLGGGSN, encoded by the coding sequence ATGGATATACAGTTCATAATTGACACCCTCCGTGCGGTAAAGCTCGAGCTTTACCGGCACAGGTTGGCAGCGGTCATCATTTTTATGACCGTGACAGCCGGGGTGTTGACGCTGGGCTATGTAACACCGAAGAGTTATACCTCTCAGGCAGTGCTGTACGCAGACCAGTCCAACATTCTCCAGCCATTGCTCCAGGGCAAGGCTGAGTTGACTCAGCTCGATCGCATCAACGAAGCCCGGGAAATGATGCAAAGCCGTTCGTTTCTGGAGCAGATTGCTCTGGACACCGGGCTGATCAGAGGCGGTGAAACGGATGCTGTCCAGAACGGAAAGATCAGTGATCTGCGCAAGCAGGTCGGTATTCGGGTATCAAACCGGAATTTTCTTGAACTGAGCTATACCAGTGGGAGCCCGGACGAGTCCTTCCAGGTTCTCAGCGCGGTACTGAACCGTTTTATTGAACGCACTGTGCGCAAAAAGCGTTCCGAGAGCCAGGGCGCATTCGAGTTTATCGATTCCCAGGTTAAAACCTACCAGCGCCAGCTTGAGGAGGCCGAGCAGCGGTTGAAGGAATTCAAATCCGCGAATCAGGATGGCACCGAGAGCAGTGTTCTCGCCCGAATTGAGAACCTGCGCCGGGATATCGAAAATCTCAAACTGGAGATTCAGCAAACCGAATCCGAAGTTCAGCTTACCCGCCGTCAGCTTGAAGATGAGCAGCCCGTAAGGCGCATAACGGTCGACCCGGGCAAATCATCTGCCGAGCGACGATTGGTCGCTATGCGTCAGGAATTGGATTCGTTGTTGTTGCGCTATCATGAACGTCACCCGGATGTGGTGAGTGTTCAGGCTCAGATTGCAGATCTGGAAAAACGCGTCTCCACACAAACCGACGATGATCGTGACGGTAGCGTTACCGAGGTCATGGAAAACCCGGTTTACGAAAACCTTAAAATTCAGCTGTCCGACAGCTCAACGCGCCTGGCCGTGCAAAAAAACCGCCTGGCGTCTTTGGAGCGGCTTCTTGAGGAAGCGTTCGTACGTTCTCAGCGGGTTGCAGAGAACCAGGCGCAGTTTTCCGAGCTTACGCGGGACTACGATGTGACTCGCGGTGTCTACGAAGACATGCTTCAGCGCCGGGAAAAAGCACGGTTGTCCATGACTCTGGATGTGCAGGGTGAGGGCGTAAGCTACAAAATTCAGGAACCGGCTTCCTACCCGACGCACTGGGATGGGTTGCAACTCTATCAGGTAGGCCTTGCCGGCCCCTTCCTTGGCAGCGCCATGGTGCTGGGCTTGCTGGTTATGCTGGTGATGTTTGATCAGCGCTTACGTTCACCCCGGGCACTGCAACTCGCCCTGCCGGAATCCATCCCGGTGCTGACCACAATTCCCCATTACCGCAGCACCTGGAAAGACCGTTTGCTGCGTAAGGATGTCCTCTCAATCCTGTTCATACTGGCGATTTTCATGACAGCGTATCTCGCCGTTCTGGTTTTCAGCGTTATGGGTATTACCCCGGAACAATTGATCAACAAAGCCGGCGAATTAACCGGGCTAGGGCTTGGGGGAGGAAGCAATTGA
- a CDS encoding P-loop NTPase family protein has protein sequence MDDNKLYNALLKSQDERRRLEHDRGEAKAEDNFRKERPYAGAERDKPDWNRVETDGSEQPPTVYDSSVSLALIGNPNPWSREQLRERKIIYSGMPDKAVMDAYRELRIQLRNRAGEGNFTVMFSSLGTGPGGLLTAFNLAAAFGLDSHSSALLVDCDPYNKELPGLVSTPMDAGVTDFVGDRSLTIKSIIYPSGVERLSVIPAGTQASSAVELFSAVRMRELIIELKTRYPDRCIVLNAPPFRENTEARILERFADQIVFGVPFGEVTGEIIADSVDALGSDKFSGLIFQE, from the coding sequence ATGGATGACAACAAACTCTACAATGCGCTTCTGAAAAGCCAGGACGAACGCCGTCGGCTCGAACACGACCGCGGAGAAGCAAAGGCTGAAGATAATTTTCGCAAAGAGCGACCCTACGCAGGCGCGGAGCGGGACAAGCCTGACTGGAATCGTGTGGAGACTGATGGCAGTGAACAGCCTCCCACGGTTTACGATTCGTCGGTATCCCTTGCGCTGATCGGTAACCCGAACCCCTGGAGCCGTGAACAGTTACGGGAGCGGAAAATAATCTATTCCGGCATGCCCGATAAAGCCGTGATGGACGCTTATCGCGAGCTACGTATACAGCTGCGTAACCGGGCAGGCGAGGGTAATTTCACGGTGATGTTCAGTAGCCTGGGCACTGGCCCCGGCGGGCTTCTGACAGCTTTTAACCTGGCGGCTGCCTTCGGGCTGGATTCCCATAGCTCAGCGTTGCTCGTGGATTGCGATCCCTACAACAAGGAACTGCCAGGCCTGGTTTCAACTCCGATGGATGCCGGCGTTACGGATTTCGTCGGCGATCGCTCGCTGACGATCAAATCCATTATTTACCCCAGTGGTGTTGAGCGCCTCTCGGTGATTCCTGCGGGTACTCAGGCGTCCTCGGCGGTTGAGTTGTTTTCTGCCGTGCGCATGCGCGAGCTGATTATCGAGTTGAAAACCCGTTATCCGGACCGTTGTATTGTGTTAAATGCGCCGCCTTTCCGGGAAAACACGGAAGCAAGGATTCTTGAACGCTTTGCAGATCAGATCGTCTTCGGTGTTCCTTTCGGAGAAGTCACCGGAGAAATCATTGCAGATTCGGTAGACGCACTTGGGTCTGATAAATTTTCCGGCCTGATTTTTCAGGAGTAG
- a CDS encoding polysaccharide deacetylase family protein produces MFEQKKEIRLPPETPPQLIVVIDTEEEFDWNAEPDANANRVSAMAHIDRAQKIFNEYGICPCYVIDYPVASQSQGYELLKQFAEKGQCEIGAHLHPWVNPPQEEEVTRSNMYPGNLPEALEREKLRILSETIKQNFGQAPVAYKAGRYGFGPNTTGILQELGFGIDLSVCPPLDSRADGGPDYRRFDAHPFWFGGSDKPILEVPCTGGFIGWAHPVAIPLFEVAQRLRKFKAPGILSRIGAVDRLMLSPEGFTPAEHIKLARALYKQGVRTFTWSFHSPSVVPGNTSYVQNEAQLKAFLDSFRQFFDFFFNELGGQASSPNRIRKYMESKA; encoded by the coding sequence ATGTTTGAACAAAAAAAGGAAATACGACTACCTCCGGAGACACCGCCACAACTGATTGTGGTGATCGACACCGAAGAGGAGTTTGACTGGAACGCGGAACCAGACGCCAACGCAAACCGGGTTTCTGCCATGGCGCACATCGATCGCGCCCAGAAAATCTTTAACGAATATGGCATTTGCCCCTGCTACGTTATTGATTATCCGGTGGCCAGCCAGTCCCAGGGCTATGAGTTGCTGAAGCAGTTTGCAGAAAAAGGACAGTGCGAAATCGGAGCGCACCTCCATCCCTGGGTGAATCCACCCCAGGAAGAAGAAGTGACGCGATCAAACATGTATCCCGGAAATCTGCCCGAAGCCCTGGAGCGGGAGAAACTCCGGATTCTTAGCGAAACCATCAAGCAGAACTTTGGCCAGGCACCTGTGGCCTACAAGGCTGGGCGATATGGTTTTGGGCCGAATACCACAGGCATTCTTCAGGAACTGGGGTTCGGTATTGATTTGTCCGTTTGTCCACCTCTGGATTCCCGGGCAGACGGCGGCCCGGACTATCGCAGATTCGATGCGCACCCGTTCTGGTTCGGCGGTTCGGATAAACCCATTCTGGAGGTTCCCTGTACCGGAGGCTTTATCGGCTGGGCGCATCCCGTGGCGATTCCGCTGTTCGAGGTTGCACAGCGTTTGCGTAAGTTCAAAGCGCCAGGGATTTTATCCCGGATCGGCGCGGTCGACAGGCTCATGCTGTCTCCGGAAGGTTTCACGCCAGCAGAACACATCAAACTCGCAAGGGCGCTCTACAAACAGGGCGTGCGCACATTTACCTGGAGCTTTCACAGCCCCAGCGTCGTGCCCGGCAATACCAGTTACGTTCAGAATGAGGCCCAGCTAAAGGCGTTTCTGGACAGTTTTCGACAGTTTTTCGATTTCTTTTTTAATGAATTAGGCGGGCAGGCGTCATCGCCGAATCGCATCCGCAAGTATATGGAGAGTAAGGCATGA
- a CDS encoding carbamoyltransferase family protein, whose translation MKVLGISPLDKDSTVSIVEDGNILFAAGEERFSRVKQQSGFPRLALEKALSYTGLSMSDFDQVCYPFLTAENEQKLFTKNLEDEKAFIKTFQPKDLSPQIKEALSRVPDRNEPIHGLEHPNAIMEKGFLHNSYYNMAGVQKLASNNAALKSSRQWGEGATESFQQWEKELTQGLSEMGWTGSIKRMDHHLSHAANSFFCSGYERALCVTLDGYGSGLAGSVSEARDGKIHRLHGLPFPNSLGTLYEHVTSSLGFKPSRHEGKIVGLASYGDPSILGDILLSRIEQTPGDFRIYEANNVYFSRYLASKFPKIDVAAAYQYVLEKVATNYIRYWVEKTGIDNIVLSGGVTANVKLNQRIFEIEGVNNIFVYPNMGDGGCGTGAALYHSWPGGVKPSITNAYMGPDYSEAEIEKALKAEKLQYRRPEHLAAEVAALIHSGEVVARFDGRMEYGPRSLGNRSILYHAREPEVNQWLNKRLGRTEFMPFAPVTLYEAREKCYHNIKGAEHAAEFMTVTFDCTEFMRENCPAAVHVDGTARPQLIQREANPGYYDILKEYEKLSGIPSLINTSFNMHEEPIVNSPEDGVRAFIQGALDYLAIGPFLVKHPNPGH comes from the coding sequence ATGAAGGTGCTCGGGATATCCCCGCTAGACAAAGATTCAACCGTCTCAATTGTAGAGGACGGCAACATTCTCTTTGCCGCCGGCGAAGAACGTTTTTCCAGAGTTAAACAACAGTCAGGCTTTCCGCGCCTGGCTCTGGAAAAAGCGCTTTCATACACCGGTCTCTCCATGAGCGATTTTGATCAGGTGTGCTATCCGTTTCTCACCGCGGAAAACGAGCAAAAGCTGTTCACAAAAAACCTTGAGGATGAGAAAGCCTTTATAAAAACCTTTCAGCCCAAGGATCTGAGCCCACAAATCAAAGAGGCGCTGAGCCGGGTGCCTGATCGTAATGAGCCCATTCACGGCCTTGAGCACCCGAACGCCATTATGGAAAAGGGGTTTCTGCACAACTCCTATTACAACATGGCGGGCGTTCAGAAACTGGCCTCCAACAACGCGGCCCTGAAGTCCTCCCGGCAATGGGGCGAAGGTGCCACAGAGTCATTCCAGCAATGGGAAAAGGAGCTTACTCAAGGCCTGAGCGAAATGGGTTGGACAGGTTCCATCAAACGGATGGACCATCACCTGTCCCACGCGGCAAACAGCTTTTTTTGCAGTGGCTATGAGCGCGCGCTCTGTGTGACTCTGGATGGTTATGGTTCCGGGCTGGCCGGTTCTGTCAGTGAGGCCCGTGATGGCAAAATTCATCGCCTGCACGGCCTGCCGTTCCCGAATTCCCTCGGTACGCTGTACGAGCATGTTACCTCCAGCCTCGGGTTCAAACCCAGTCGCCACGAAGGCAAAATTGTCGGCCTGGCGTCTTACGGTGATCCGAGCATCCTGGGGGATATCCTGCTCTCCCGTATTGAACAGACGCCTGGAGATTTCCGGATTTACGAAGCCAATAACGTGTACTTCTCCCGTTATCTCGCGTCGAAGTTTCCGAAAATTGACGTGGCTGCCGCCTACCAGTATGTGCTCGAGAAAGTGGCGACCAACTATATCCGCTACTGGGTAGAGAAGACCGGGATCGACAACATCGTGCTCTCGGGCGGCGTAACCGCGAACGTAAAACTGAACCAGCGCATTTTTGAAATCGAAGGTGTGAACAACATCTTCGTTTACCCGAATATGGGCGATGGTGGCTGCGGCACGGGCGCTGCGCTCTACCATAGCTGGCCGGGCGGGGTAAAACCCTCTATCACCAACGCCTACATGGGGCCGGACTATTCCGAAGCCGAGATCGAAAAGGCGCTGAAGGCCGAGAAGCTTCAATATCGCCGGCCCGAGCATCTTGCCGCAGAGGTTGCAGCGCTGATTCACAGCGGCGAAGTAGTGGCACGATTTGACGGCCGTATGGAATACGGCCCCAGATCTTTGGGCAATCGCTCCATTCTTTATCATGCCCGTGAGCCAGAGGTGAACCAGTGGCTGAACAAGCGCCTGGGCCGCACCGAGTTCATGCCGTTTGCCCCGGTTACCCTCTACGAAGCCCGGGAAAAGTGCTATCACAACATCAAGGGTGCCGAGCACGCAGCCGAGTTCATGACGGTCACCTTTGACTGTACCGAATTCATGCGCGAAAACTGCCCGGCTGCTGTGCATGTGGATGGCACAGCCCGGCCCCAGCTTATCCAGCGTGAAGCCAATCCGGGTTACTACGACATCCTGAAAGAATATGAAAAGCTCAGTGGTATCCCCAGCCTGATTAACACCAGCTTCAACATGCATGAAGAGCCTATCGTCAACTCTCCGGAGGACGGTGTGAGAGCCTTCATTCAAGGCGCGCTGGATTATCTTGCGATAGGCCCATTCCTGGTAAAACACCCGAACCCGGGGCACTGA